In one window of Thalassotalea agarivorans DNA:
- a CDS encoding TonB-dependent receptor family protein: MMFRKSAITLALLSTVSMPLSVTAEENVNDDASNTANEALVERLQIIGHGDRLRTEAGSATLIGEVELEKFKFDDINRILYSVPGVNIREEDGFGLRPNIGFRGATPERSKKITIMEDGVLIGPAPYSAPAAYYFPMTNKMTSIEVFKGPAATKYGPNTVAGALNMTTRQVPEDSEGQIEVAAGNFGFGKVQAHYGNTIGRFGFVIDAVHLQSIGFKELDGGGDTGFDKNDVMAKFSYDLSSDSLNQLVSVKLGYSSETSDETYLGLTDDDFGASPNRRYVASQKDLMDWDHQQVQFTHFIGNDTFDVTTHVYRNDFSRSWFKLNGFKGGLVNADVQEVLANPYDDANFPFYQVLTGQRDSVEEYEKIILGDNYREYYSQGIQSEFHYALNLFGFDHKLNGGVRFHQDQIQRFHTEDAFIMQSAQLISDGSDTVATTTNLEESDAISVFLQDTLTFDKLALTFGVRGEFIDSYYQNKKPGQEGDWLKKSTQIWLPSVSGFYTITDSFGLLFGVHEGFIPTSPQESPEIDVENSISYEFGTRFNNGHTQFEAVAFFNDYENLKESCSFSAASSCGDSLDQEFNGGEVDVYGLELSTSHSFNVTDSIELPLSLVYTYSHGEFKSDFSSDFPMWGDITAGDELPYLPEHQASLTIGLVGDVWEFNVISRYVGDMLEASGENVTLSGVSTNSLVTVDLAASYDLDTLGKVYIKVDNVTDNQEITSRRPYGARPSKPQMVQVGYQYSF; encoded by the coding sequence AAATGAGGCCTTAGTTGAGCGTCTGCAAATCATTGGTCACGGCGATAGACTGCGCACAGAAGCGGGTTCAGCAACGTTAATTGGAGAAGTTGAATTAGAAAAATTTAAGTTCGATGATATCAACCGCATTCTTTACAGTGTGCCTGGTGTGAACATCCGTGAAGAAGATGGTTTTGGCTTAAGGCCTAACATTGGTTTTCGTGGTGCAACCCCAGAGCGAAGTAAGAAAATCACGATTATGGAAGATGGCGTTCTAATTGGTCCTGCGCCATATTCAGCGCCAGCCGCTTACTATTTTCCAATGACCAACAAAATGACTTCCATTGAGGTATTTAAAGGTCCAGCGGCAACTAAATATGGTCCTAATACCGTTGCTGGCGCGTTGAATATGACGACAAGACAAGTACCGGAAGATAGCGAAGGTCAAATAGAAGTTGCTGCAGGTAACTTTGGTTTTGGTAAAGTGCAAGCGCATTACGGTAACACCATTGGCCGTTTTGGGTTTGTGATCGATGCTGTTCATTTGCAATCGATAGGTTTTAAAGAGCTTGATGGCGGCGGCGATACCGGCTTTGACAAAAATGATGTGATGGCTAAGTTTAGCTATGATTTAAGCTCTGATTCTTTGAATCAGCTTGTTTCTGTAAAACTTGGTTATAGTAGTGAAACTTCCGATGAAACCTATTTAGGATTAACTGACGATGATTTTGGTGCTAGCCCAAACAGACGTTATGTGGCTAGCCAAAAAGATCTAATGGATTGGGATCATCAACAAGTGCAGTTTACCCATTTTATTGGTAATGACACCTTTGATGTAACCACACATGTTTATCGCAATGACTTTTCTCGTTCTTGGTTCAAGTTAAATGGCTTTAAGGGTGGATTGGTAAATGCGGATGTACAAGAGGTACTAGCCAATCCGTACGACGATGCTAATTTCCCTTTTTATCAAGTGTTGACGGGCCAAAGAGATAGTGTTGAAGAGTATGAAAAAATCATCCTTGGTGACAACTATCGCGAGTATTACTCGCAAGGTATTCAGTCGGAATTCCATTATGCCCTTAACCTATTTGGCTTCGATCATAAGTTAAACGGTGGCGTGCGTTTTCATCAAGATCAAATACAACGCTTTCATACCGAAGACGCATTTATTATGCAGTCTGCACAGTTAATATCCGACGGCAGTGATACAGTTGCAACCACCACTAACTTAGAAGAATCGGATGCTATTTCTGTCTTTCTTCAAGATACATTAACGTTTGATAAATTGGCGCTGACCTTTGGTGTTCGTGGCGAATTTATTGATAGTTATTATCAAAACAAAAAGCCAGGACAAGAAGGCGATTGGCTTAAGAAAAGTACTCAAATTTGGCTGCCAAGCGTAAGCGGTTTTTATACCATCACGGATAGTTTTGGTTTACTGTTTGGTGTGCATGAAGGCTTTATTCCTACAAGTCCACAGGAAAGTCCTGAAATAGACGTAGAAAATAGTATTAGCTACGAGTTTGGTACACGTTTTAACAATGGTCACACGCAATTTGAAGCTGTAGCGTTTTTTAATGATTATGAAAACTTGAAAGAAAGCTGTTCGTTTTCCGCGGCATCAAGTTGTGGTGATAGCTTAGATCAAGAGTTTAATGGTGGCGAAGTTGACGTTTATGGTTTGGAGCTTTCAACATCGCATAGCTTCAACGTAACTGATTCTATCGAATTGCCGTTGAGTTTGGTTTACACCTACAGTCATGGCGAGTTTAAATCAGATTTTTCTTCTGACTTCCCTATGTGGGGAGATATTACCGCTGGTGACGAACTGCCTTACTTGCCAGAACATCAGGCGAGCTTAACTATTGGTTTGGTTGGCGATGTATGGGAATTCAACGTAATAAGTCGCTATGTTGGTGACATGTTAGAAGCCTCGGGTGAAAACGTGACATTATCTGGTGTAAGTACCAACTCACTTGTTACTGTTGATTTGGCCGCGAGTTATGATCTTGATACTTTGGGCAAGGTTTACATTAAAGTAGACAATGTGACCGACAACCAAGAAATAACCAGCCGACGCCCTTACGGAGCAAGACCTAGCAAACCACAGATGGTACAAGTAGGTTATCAGTATTCCTTTTAG
- a CDS encoding sterol desaturase family protein: MIDFLHTNFADLISYLDDANKRLYWGYLVSAIVLAVGVYWATHSSRSIKQCFAFIFPKRIYLSASARLDYLLFVVNKLVRAALFPLILITMAPIALHVSGVIEYVFGAPEFIQASPATIMVVFTLLLFLADDFSRFFLHYLMHKVPLLWEFHKVHHSAEVLTPFTVYRSHPLENFLYATRMALAQGFVVGVCYYLFGPTLKMIDIVGANVFIFAFNILGSNLRHSHIWLSFGNKVEGWLISPAQHQIHHSDNPKHFDTNLGTALAIWDRLFGTLIKASDVNNIRFGMGKHSADHSSLWKMYTQPIMASGKLIKRKLSVSTEAKSKAE, from the coding sequence ATGATAGATTTTTTACACACTAACTTCGCTGACTTGATCAGTTACTTAGATGACGCAAACAAGCGCCTTTATTGGGGCTATTTGGTTTCGGCAATAGTGCTGGCGGTAGGTGTGTATTGGGCGACTCATTCATCACGCAGTATTAAACAGTGTTTTGCCTTTATTTTCCCAAAACGTATATATTTGTCGGCTTCAGCCCGCTTAGATTATCTGCTATTTGTAGTAAATAAATTAGTGCGCGCAGCGCTGTTTCCATTGATTTTGATCACCATGGCTCCTATCGCGCTTCATGTGTCCGGAGTCATTGAATATGTATTTGGCGCACCTGAATTCATCCAAGCAAGTCCCGCAACCATCATGGTGGTATTCACATTGTTGCTCTTTTTGGCGGATGATTTTTCTCGTTTCTTTTTACATTATTTAATGCACAAAGTGCCACTACTTTGGGAATTCCATAAAGTACATCACTCAGCTGAAGTACTTACGCCCTTTACTGTATATCGCTCGCATCCATTAGAGAACTTTTTGTATGCTACGCGGATGGCATTAGCTCAAGGCTTTGTTGTTGGTGTCTGCTATTACTTATTTGGTCCAACGCTTAAAATGATTGATATCGTTGGCGCTAATGTCTTTATTTTCGCATTTAATATTTTAGGGTCGAACTTACGCCATAGTCACATATGGCTCAGTTTTGGCAACAAAGTGGAAGGTTGGTTGATAAGTCCGGCGCAACATCAAATACATCATAGCGATAACCCTAAGCATTTCGATACTAATTTAGGCACGGCTTTAGCTATTTGGGATCGGTTATTTGGTACGCTGATTAAAGCGTCAGACGTAAATAATATTCGGTTTGGTATGGGCAAGCATTCTGCAGACCATAGTTCATTATGGAAAATGTATACTCAACCAATTATGGCTAGTGGAAAACTGATCAAACGTAAACTATCTGTTAGCACTGAAGCAAAATCGAAAGCCGAATAA
- a CDS encoding YdcH family protein, whose translation MLGEVHSLINDFPELKDKINALNESDVVFADKNKQYNALDKEIRELELNSAPIDDEAMHQLKHDRAVLKDELYQQISSA comes from the coding sequence ATGTTAGGTGAAGTACACTCGTTAATTAACGACTTTCCAGAGTTAAAAGATAAGATTAATGCACTTAATGAAAGTGATGTGGTGTTTGCGGACAAAAACAAGCAATACAATGCGCTAGATAAAGAAATTAGAGAGCTAGAGTTAAACAGTGCGCCCATTGACGATGAAGCTATGCACCAGTTAAAACATGATCGCGCTGTGCTTAAAGACGAATTATATCAGCAAATTTCTAGCGCTTAA
- the rraA gene encoding ribonuclease E activity regulator RraA gives MTFSTPDLYDAFQQTVQVAEAGLIHFGCNKPFCGQVVTVECPNDNSLVAQLLKSPGEGKVLVVQAHGSKQFAFLGDNLALAAIKNGWAGVVINGCVRDVEILENLSLGIMALGCMPRKTDKRGLGELGQPAKFLGITISQGDWLYADINGVLISSTSLI, from the coding sequence ATGACGTTTTCGACACCCGATTTATATGATGCTTTTCAGCAAACAGTGCAAGTAGCCGAAGCTGGTCTAATCCATTTTGGCTGTAATAAACCTTTTTGTGGTCAGGTGGTTACGGTTGAATGTCCAAACGACAATTCATTAGTAGCACAATTGCTAAAGTCGCCAGGGGAAGGAAAAGTGTTAGTTGTGCAAGCACATGGTAGCAAGCAATTTGCATTTCTAGGTGACAACCTTGCCCTCGCAGCCATAAAAAATGGTTGGGCCGGCGTTGTCATTAATGGTTGCGTGCGTGACGTAGAAATTTTGGAAAATCTATCTCTAGGTATTATGGCCCTTGGTTGTATGCCACGAAAAACAGATAAACGAGGATTAGGTGAGCTCGGCCAACCTGCTAAATTCTTAGGTATTACCATTAGTCAGGGTGATTGGCTATACGCTGATATAAATGGTGTACTAATATCAAGCACCTCGCTTATTTAA
- a CDS encoding HD domain-containing phosphohydrolase, whose protein sequence is MRRINRLFSIKFTVVTIVIIATTITAAIAIGAQYYFSRVITSEQTQTLFNLTAQNTSNFLTNLEQRSAHTLKVLAAHAPILDNDDISKDIDQVFAEILNVQNVFYSLHLSEQNGVFHQLVNLNASPSIRKQYNASTKDRWVIVDVRGEGEDRTKTFTYVDESFNVRTTREMQSEFYPQSRVWFTNATTDSVYQTDPYLFEHLQSPGQSYAIKLKDHDAVLGIDVALFTLASYLQEQDLSDSTRLESEIYVYQKNGNINASNQVFNHSTRLPTVNPMSLTAEEQSYIRSLPQVQVANELDWAPIDYTISGVPQGYSVDVIKLIGAMTGIQFEFVNGFTWKQLIRQYQNDKIDILTSIFQSSGMDHGDYSKSYLDVPFSIITQPQEETYTSINSLSNKRVAILNGWSIIPALTHHFPTMDLYEYDTLYAVIEAVENGDVDAAIDVGVVLEHNVEKYFVKNIQFHSSIDMKPLDVSTNLYMSVKENEDAMLLQILDKAIAHIDDRQRRFLANKWFSLNDEDSKGLKTGVVPYEFLVDIAEAGGTNNQLETIMVDHVPTFVYIEPIDEAGETFFSIIVPAEKVFAPIIKKVTVSMGVTILCVLFTLPISWLLARPIVNPVKKLELETDKIKNRQYDDVNVVDTSILELDKLAHSLYGMSGSIQQYEKELKELMDGIIQQVAQAIDAKSPYTAGHCRRVPELGLMLASAAEKSDDAPFAEFKFANEDEYREFYTAAWLHDCGKLTIPEHIVDKGSKLETIYNRIHEVRMRFEVLRRDAEIDYLKALQADPSKADELKASLEQRFVQLQEDFAFIANTNVGGEFLEEEAIKRIEALAEQTWTRHFDDTLGLSPVEELNLPNLKTNLPAEEKLLANKPQHIIERQAPMELDPKLGIKMDIPEHLYNLGEIYNLSISRGTLTTEDRFKINEHMISTIKMLEGLPFPKELSRVPKYATTHHETLKGTGYPRKLTAEDLSTPERLLVLADIYEALTASDRPYKKAKTISESIKILSFMVKDDHVDGDVFKLFLTSGVYKEYAEKYLKPEQIDDVDINQYL, encoded by the coding sequence ATGCGACGCATCAACCGTTTGTTTTCAATTAAATTTACTGTTGTAACCATCGTTATTATTGCTACCACGATTACCGCAGCAATAGCCATCGGGGCGCAATATTACTTTTCTCGTGTGATTACCAGCGAACAAACACAAACACTATTTAATTTAACCGCACAAAATACGAGTAATTTTCTTACTAATCTCGAGCAACGCAGCGCTCATACATTAAAGGTATTGGCTGCACATGCCCCAATTCTGGACAATGACGATATTAGTAAAGACATTGACCAAGTGTTTGCTGAGATTCTAAACGTACAAAATGTTTTTTACAGTTTGCATTTGTCTGAACAAAACGGCGTTTTTCATCAACTAGTTAACCTCAACGCGTCGCCAAGTATTAGAAAGCAGTACAACGCCTCGACAAAAGATCGATGGGTAATCGTTGATGTACGCGGTGAAGGTGAGGACCGTACCAAAACATTTACCTATGTAGATGAGTCATTTAACGTTCGAACCACACGCGAAATGCAGTCAGAATTTTATCCGCAAAGCAGAGTGTGGTTTACCAATGCAACGACGGATTCGGTTTATCAAACAGACCCTTACTTATTCGAACATCTGCAATCACCTGGTCAAAGCTACGCAATTAAGCTCAAAGATCACGACGCAGTATTGGGCATCGATGTTGCACTTTTTACCTTAGCTTCATATTTGCAAGAGCAGGACTTATCTGACTCGACTCGGCTTGAATCAGAAATCTATGTTTATCAAAAGAACGGTAATATCAATGCCTCCAACCAAGTGTTCAATCACAGTACTCGATTGCCTACTGTGAACCCAATGTCGCTAACGGCGGAAGAACAGTCTTACATTCGCTCTTTGCCGCAAGTTCAAGTTGCGAATGAGCTAGATTGGGCACCGATTGATTATACTATTTCGGGCGTACCACAGGGTTATAGCGTTGATGTTATTAAGCTAATCGGGGCAATGACAGGTATTCAGTTTGAATTCGTCAATGGATTCACGTGGAAGCAACTCATCAGGCAATATCAAAATGACAAAATAGATATTTTGACGTCGATTTTTCAAAGTAGCGGAATGGATCATGGTGACTACTCTAAAAGCTATCTTGATGTCCCTTTTTCAATAATTACCCAACCGCAAGAAGAAACTTACACGTCAATCAACAGTCTTTCCAATAAGCGGGTCGCTATATTAAATGGTTGGTCAATCATTCCAGCGTTAACACATCACTTCCCAACCATGGATTTGTATGAATACGACACTCTTTATGCGGTAATTGAAGCTGTCGAAAACGGCGACGTAGATGCCGCTATCGATGTCGGTGTTGTATTAGAGCATAACGTTGAAAAATATTTTGTTAAAAATATACAGTTTCACAGTAGTATCGATATGAAACCACTCGATGTTTCAACGAATTTGTATATGAGCGTTAAGGAAAACGAAGACGCCATGCTCTTACAAATCCTCGATAAAGCGATTGCTCATATTGACGATAGGCAGCGCAGGTTTCTTGCCAATAAATGGTTTAGTTTAAATGATGAAGATTCGAAAGGACTCAAAACAGGTGTCGTCCCTTATGAGTTCTTGGTCGATATCGCTGAAGCCGGCGGCACCAATAATCAACTTGAAACCATCATGGTCGATCATGTCCCTACCTTTGTTTATATCGAACCAATTGATGAAGCGGGAGAAACCTTCTTTTCTATCATAGTGCCTGCAGAGAAAGTGTTTGCACCTATTATTAAAAAAGTCACGGTATCGATGGGCGTCACCATTTTATGTGTATTGTTTACGCTGCCTATTTCTTGGTTACTTGCTCGCCCGATCGTAAATCCGGTTAAAAAGCTCGAGTTAGAAACAGATAAGATTAAAAACAGACAGTATGACGATGTAAATGTCGTCGATACTAGTATTTTAGAATTAGATAAATTGGCGCATTCCCTCTATGGGATGTCAGGTTCTATTCAGCAATATGAAAAAGAACTGAAGGAGCTGATGGATGGCATCATCCAACAAGTCGCACAAGCAATCGATGCTAAATCACCCTATACTGCCGGCCATTGTCGCCGCGTGCCAGAACTTGGATTAATGCTAGCAAGTGCGGCAGAGAAGTCCGACGATGCGCCATTTGCAGAATTTAAATTTGCCAATGAAGATGAATATCGCGAATTCTATACGGCAGCGTGGCTGCATGACTGCGGCAAATTAACGATTCCTGAGCACATTGTTGATAAAGGCTCTAAGCTTGAAACAATTTATAACCGTATTCATGAAGTACGTATGCGATTTGAGGTGCTGCGAAGAGATGCAGAAATAGATTACCTCAAAGCGTTGCAGGCAGATCCAAGTAAAGCTGACGAGCTTAAAGCATCGCTTGAGCAACGCTTTGTTCAGCTACAAGAAGACTTCGCCTTTATCGCAAACACCAATGTTGGTGGTGAATTCTTGGAAGAAGAAGCAATCAAACGTATTGAAGCGCTAGCAGAACAAACTTGGACGCGCCACTTTGACGATACTTTGGGTTTATCACCAGTCGAAGAATTAAATCTTCCAAACCTAAAAACTAATCTCCCTGCTGAAGAGAAATTGTTAGCGAACAAACCGCAACATATTATCGAGCGCCAAGCGCCTATGGAACTTGATCCTAAGCTAGGGATTAAAATGGATATTCCAGAGCATCTTTATAATCTGGGTGAAATCTACAACCTAAGCATTTCCAGAGGCACATTAACGACCGAAGATAGGTTTAAAATCAACGAGCATATGATCAGCACTATTAAAATGCTCGAAGGCCTGCCATTTCCAAAAGAGCTGTCTCGTGTGCCTAAATACGCAACAACACACCATGAAACCCTAAAAGGGACAGGCTATCCTAGAAAGCTCACCGCAGAAGACTTATCAACGCCAGAAAGGCTGCTTGTGCTCGCGGATATCTATGAAGCACTAACGGCGAGCGACCGCCCATACAAGAAGGCAAAAACGATTAGTGAATCAATAAAAATCCTATCGTTTATGGTCAAAGACGATCATGTCGACGGCGATGTGTTTAAGCTGTTCTTAACCAGCGGCGTTTACAAAGAGTACGCGGAAAAATACCTCAAACCTGAACAAATTGATGACGTGGATATAAATCAGTACTTATAA